A genome region from Maridesulfovibrio salexigens DSM 2638 includes the following:
- a CDS encoding phenylacetate--CoA ligase family protein: MIFDVDKETMPREELEELQLRRLKQLCERVYANVPFYTNKFKELGIEPKDINSLSDLTKLPFTEKQDLRNHYPFGLFAVSRENIVRIHSSSGTTGKATVVGYTKRDIKNWADLMARSFAIAGATPEDSIHNAYGYGLFTGGLGAHYGAEALGATIIPVSGGGTRRQIMLLKDFGADVICCTPSYALFLHETGKEMGIDFKKLPLRIGIFGAEPWTESMRRDIEQKLNIKALDIYGLSEIMGPGVAMECAEEQNGLHIMEDHFLPEIINPETGEHVKPGEAGELVITTLTKEGIPLIRYRTRDLTRLNYTACRCGRTFARMQRIMGRSDDMLIIRGVNVFPSQIESILIETEGLSPHYQLVVERDGNLDILTVKVEISGAAFSDEIKNLQRLERKIQKTIKEFLGVTARVKLVEPKSIERSVGKAQRILDLRNQDQQ; encoded by the coding sequence ATGATCTTCGACGTAGACAAGGAAACAATGCCGAGGGAAGAGCTGGAAGAATTACAGCTCAGACGTCTTAAACAGCTTTGCGAGCGAGTTTATGCCAACGTTCCTTTTTACACCAACAAATTCAAGGAACTGGGTATTGAGCCCAAGGACATCAACTCCCTATCCGACCTGACCAAGCTCCCGTTTACTGAAAAGCAGGACCTGCGCAACCACTACCCCTTCGGCCTTTTTGCTGTTTCCCGCGAAAACATCGTCCGCATCCACTCCTCTTCCGGCACCACCGGCAAGGCAACTGTTGTCGGCTACACCAAGCGCGACATCAAAAACTGGGCGGACCTCATGGCCCGTTCCTTCGCCATTGCCGGAGCGACTCCTGAAGACAGCATTCACAACGCATACGGCTACGGCCTGTTCACCGGAGGCCTCGGCGCGCACTACGGTGCGGAAGCACTGGGCGCAACCATCATTCCGGTATCCGGCGGCGGTACCAGACGCCAGATCATGCTGCTTAAAGATTTCGGCGCAGATGTAATCTGTTGTACCCCTTCCTATGCACTGTTCCTGCACGAGACAGGCAAGGAAATGGGCATCGACTTCAAAAAACTGCCCCTGCGCATCGGTATTTTCGGTGCCGAACCTTGGACAGAGTCCATGCGCCGTGACATCGAACAAAAACTGAACATCAAGGCCCTCGACATCTACGGCCTTTCCGAAATCATGGGCCCGGGTGTTGCCATGGAATGTGCCGAAGAGCAAAACGGTCTGCACATCATGGAAGACCATTTCCTGCCCGAGATCATCAACCCCGAAACAGGCGAACACGTTAAACCGGGCGAAGCTGGAGAGCTGGTAATCACCACCCTGACCAAGGAAGGTATTCCGCTTATCCGCTACCGCACCCGCGACCTGACCCGCCTGAACTACACTGCCTGCCGCTGCGGTCGCACTTTCGCCCGCATGCAGCGCATTATGGGACGCAGTGACGATATGCTTATCATCCGCGGCGTAAACGTATTCCCATCTCAGATCGAGTCTATCCTCATCGAAACCGAAGGCCTTTCACCGCACTACCAGCTGGTAGTTGAGCGTGACGGAAACCTCGACATCCTGACCGTTAAAGTCGAAATTTCCGGAGCAGCATTCTCCGATGAAATTAAAAATTTACAGCGTCTCGAAAGAAAGATACAAAAAACTATTAAGGAATTCCTTGGCGTAACAGCCCGGGTTAAACTTGTGGAACCCAAATCCATTGAACGTTCCGTTGGTAAAGCCCAGAGAATTCTCGACCTGCGTAATCAGGACCAGCAATAG